GGACTCCTCGCCCTTTTGCGGCGGTGCAGGAGGATTGTtgggggcctcctcctcctcttcatcatccCCCTCTTCATCATCGTCAGAGCTATCGGACTCATCGGCCCTTTGCGGCGGCGCAAGCGGCTTGCttggggtgggggtgggggtatGGGACACGGCTTCGTCCTCCGACTCTTCGGATCGCGACCGAGAGTCTTCCTCCTCAGACGAGCCagccggaggtggaggtggaggcggcggcggcggcggcggctgcgccgACTTCTTGGTGGCACGCTTTTGGCCCATCGCCGGAGACTCTGATTGAATGTTTGGGAGAGAGGAGAAGAGGAGAGCGGCGGCGCTAGACCTCGGTAGGTTAAATTTGGGGGAAGAAAATCATCCGCGCCTACAAGACCCTTGCTGGGCCAAGTCACAGCCTTCCTCTGTCTGCTCGGTCCAGTTGGCCTATCTTTATTTTTCAACACATGGAAGGTCTCAACAtgtttttgggccaggcccattatTGCAGTTTGGTATCTGTGTTCAGGTTTTTCTATTCCGGTTTTcctgtttgttttttttttatggTTTTTGTTTTCCCCGTCCGGTTTTCTGCTTTTCTtcgttttctttctttttctgtttttttggtaAAAAAAAGTTCAGACAAAAAATGTtaatttttaaaattgttcaaaatatTTCATATTTCAAAAAatgaaaattcagaaaaatgttcagatttaagATTTTTTGTTTAAAATGTTCATAATACTTTTATGCCTTTTGAAAAACATTCATAATACTTTTTATGATTTTCATAATTCataaaaaaagttcaaatttaaaaatgttcgGATTTAAATAGTCGGATTTTTAAAACATGTGCCATTGGTCTCCCAGTTCTGCTAGGTGCGGTACCATCACCAGAGTAAGAGGGAGCCGGTTGAAACATGTGCAACTCAACCATCTCAACGTATGACTTTATTTGTTAGATTGCCATTTAGTTGCATTTATGTTTTCTTTCTCcacctttcgatttttttcttgaTGGCATGCTGGAGTCCGTTGATGATATCAGCCGACCAACATGTAACTCGTGCTGTAATGCATATTCTAACACGACACCCTCCAACTTTTTTCCATGAAAAGAAAGTAAAACCCGCCGCGACAATGCTCTTTCTGCTCTCAAATTTAGCAGAGTTTACTTTATCTATGGGTCAGCTGATGAAAGGGTAGCCAGAAAGGTAGGCCTGAGAAATTGACAAATCACGGGCAAGCACTATTGCAGCTAGAAGATGGAGTAGAATATTTGATGCGTTGCTGGAACATGCCAGAAATTAGCTACAAGTATTAGTATTACTCCCAGGCAATCCCAACATTATACCGGATCTGCTACAGGTATCACATCTCCTTTTCTTCCAGGCAAATGGCCAATCTACATGTTATAATCGTCCTTTGAAAAATTATTCAAGTAGCAAGAACTTTTATACTACATTGCTTCAAGGAGGGAAGAAGTTTGGCACATCACCTGAATAACCAACGAAAATAAGACTGGTGATTATAAATCATCATGCTGTAGTAACAAATAAATTCGGGACTACAACGAAATCAATTTATCATCAACAAAATGCAAAAAAAACTGTTGATTTTTGAAAGAGTTTTGCACCTCTATACTCTGTGCTTCAGTTCAAATATGATTGGCAATAagcaaacctttttgagcaacaaCAAGGACATTTTAGAACAGAAAAAAGAATAGTAAAAAATATTAAAAACTTATCATACAAAGAACCCAGTTCCCCAATAATCAGAAATCTTCATGAGCTAATTCAATGGAAATAAACACCGTAAGCTATCTACACGACCCTGCAAGTCTCTGCTGGAGTCTGCAGATCATATCAGCCGACCAGAATGTAAAAGTGTAAAACCAGCCAAGACAATGCTCGTTCTTGTCTCAAATCAAGCAGTGTTTAGCTGCAGGTCAGGTGATGAAGAGTGCCCAGAGCGTCGTCATGAGAAATTTACAAGTTCTATGCAAGCACAGGCCGTTGCAGCTAGAAGATGGAGTAGAAATTTTGGTGCCTTGCTGGAACATGCCAAATTCAGGTAAAGTATTTAGTATTAATCACAGGCAGGCATCATCAACATTATACTGAATCTGCTACAGGTGTTGCTTTGTCACATCTCCTTTTCTTCAAGCATTCTTTAGCTGCAGGTCAGCTGATGAAGAGTGCCCAGAACATCGTCATGAGAAATTTACAAGTTCTCTGCAAGCACAGGACGATATTGCAGCTAGAAGATGGAGTAGAAATCTTGGTACCTTGCTGAAACATGCCAAATTCAGGTAAAGTATTTAGTATTACTCACAGGCAGGCATCATCAACATTATACTGAATCTGCTACAGGTGTTGCTTTGTCACATCTCCTTTTCTTCCAGGCAAATGGCCAATTTACATTGTTTTTCCACAACCTTGtacaacctatatgattcacaccCAAATCCccagagagaaagaaaaaaaccCAACAACGGGAGGAAATGACAGCACTAAACAATGGAGTCGACATGGCCTTACAAGCCCCAGCTTGTAGGAAAACTGGCGCCACCAGAACTTTTGAAGTGGAACCTAACAAACCCAGAGCGCATGGCCTGGATGGCAATATCCAGCATGGCAATTACAATAAAAGCAATGATAAACATTATGAACAAGACATACGGTTTCTTGCTCCACCGTCCAATCATTCCCAGCGCAAACGGATAGATCAGCACCAGAATCCACGCGTTGAACAGCAGCCCAAGTCCTGCATCTGCCATCTGCATGAGCGACCAACCTCCGACTATCGCCTTGCCTATCGATGCACCAATGGCACATACATTTACCGCTATCACCACCATTGTCGGGATCAGCAACGGAGCCCACTGCACGGCATACAGTTCAGCAAACTTATCACTGGTGCTGCTGGCTACCTGTTTTGCCGTTAGCTTGAACGAAACACCCTTGAAACCAAACAGCTTCAGCACCATGTGCAGCACGGCTGTAGGGTACACAGCCGTTGCACCAACAATGTAGAACTGCTCGTTGCGGATCCAGTCCAGCAGCGtgaggccagcccacttgatctcAATCACACCGATCAATTCGGTCATGACTATGACGATGACGAGGTACAAAACATAAGTGGGAAATGGCTTTTGTATGTAGAATTGTCCACGGAAGATCCATATCACTGGAAAGAGGAGATAGAACAATAGAAAGATCGATGAAACTGGGTAGGCTGTCATGTTGGCATAAGCAATTCTTTGCATAGGGTGGAGACGGCCACCGGCCAGGAGTGGGCAGTATGGTGAGAAGAACATCTCAAGGGAGCCCCCTGACCAGCGCAAGATCTGGTACAGGCGCTCAGTGAGGTTGATGGGTGCGGTGCCGGCGAACGCATCTGGCTCCATGCGGCAGTACATCGACCGCCACCCATTCCGGTGCAGCCGGAAGCCGGTCACCACATCCTCCGTTGCAATGTTGTAGACCCAGCCAACCTCCTTGCCCCATTCAGTCCCGTCCTCATATGAACAGGTCATAACATCAGCTAAATCCGCCATGACAGACTCTTCAAGTGCCGGTGGCGACATGATGGAGTGTTCTTGGTTTGCAGATGGCGGTATTGAGCTCATAAAGGACAGAGATCTGCCAAACTTTTTGGAGCTGTCCACAATCTTGACGTCATCAGATCTCCAGCGAGGTGGGTCAGTACCATAAAGTGCAAAACGGCGGAACATACAACCAGTACCCACAAAAGAGGGCCCTTGGATTCCATTGAGACCGAGCAAGGTGGCGTCGAAGAAGACACGGTTGTGATTGCAGTACCTGTCTGTGGGATCAACATCGTCAAAGCGCTGGGGAAACTGGACAAAGGCAGTGTTGTCACCTTCACGACGGTCGAGCATGAAACATATGCCAGCACGGAAGGCTTTTGAGTTGTTGACGTAGTGGTCGCAGTCGAAGTTGATGATGAAGGGTGCATTGGTCAGGAGGGCAGAGATTCGTAACTGTACATTCATGGCACCTGCCTTCTTTTGATGATCACAGCCTGGACGCTTCTCGCGGGAGATGTAAACGAGCATCGGGAGGCGTGCATCAACAGCACTGAAGTCTAGAGGATTGTTGGTGCTTGCTGGTAGACCAAGTTCTGGTTCATGGCCTGGATGTTTCAACATAACCTATTGAACAGGCGTTTGAAATAAGTAAGCACAAATTCTCAGGTTACTCATGTATGACTCTAATAAGCAATTATCTGGAAAATAAGTTCTGAAAAAAATCTAGAAATTGGTGATATTTATACCTGAACTATTCCATCATGTTGCCCTTTCTTATGGTTCTCAGCTGGCTCAATCCATGTACCTGGCCACTGTGTCCCATCAGCCATCCAAGTTGCCTTTGCACCTTCTTTGGAATCTGCGTGATTATATCCACGCTTGGGAATTACGGTAAAAAGTGCATCTAAGCGCTCCTTGAATTCATCATACTCCCTAGAAATGTGTGTGTGGTCATCGGCAAAATCTTCTGGTGCATTCCCAGTGTATGGGCGTGCCTTCACAGAGAAATAGCTCTCGGGGGCTCTTGGCTCAATGGAATGTTTTCGGCAAAAGGGAACCCATAATGCAGCAAATTTTGCAGTTTCAAGCAACCCATCAAAATGGATTATTGATCCACCATCATCTGAGAAGTAGCAAGCATGCTTGTCAACTGGATAGTCTACGGCAAGAATGGATAAGATGGAGTTCATTGTGTATATCATAGGCTCATTTATGGGATCGACGGTGTTGATGAACACATCAATAACGGGGAGGTTGGAGTTGCCGTCTGGTAGATCAAACTGCTGTTTCAAGAGGGCAAGGTCGGGGACACGCTTGACAGGGCTGAGCTTTGCAACTTGGTTTAGAAGCCAAGTGACGCCAAACCAAAGATCCCCAACCATCGATATCCACCAGAGCCACATGCCATCGGCATGTGGGTGCCGGACACGCCATACGAAAAACATGATGATAGCAACCAATCTGATCAAGCTCAGAAACCTGTTATTAACAAAAGAAGAACAGGAATTAAAAGACCAACTCACAGATATAGGTAGTTTAGCTTTATGAAAAACTACCCGATACAGAGTCTTAACAAACTTAGAATCTTTCGGCATGTAACTGTACGATTAATCAAAGTGTGAATAACGCCAAAATGAAAAGCAAAATCATGAAGAAATATCCACCTTAACAATTAACAGTCACTACAACATGTTGGTAATTAAATAAAGAGGTGTGAAACTATAGTTAAGGAATTATTTCGATGGTAAGCATGCTTTTATAGACTTTCTTGTGGTCAATCTTCCATGAGCAGTGGCTGAATTAGATCTAATATGACACTTGTGGCAGACAGCTGGTAGTAGCTGCTAGTACCTAATTGCACTGTGTCAGAGTACTTAATCTAGCAAGCACCATAACGGTGGACTTCAAACGGAAGCCCTGGATCAGTAGGCTCAGATTTACTCCGATTGCTACAAAAACCTCGTTGACCAAAGATCCCTGACAGCTGACCTTAATAAAAGTTGCTATTTTAAGTAGCCTTGCGCATTACCGTTGCATTTCACATAAACTATTCAACTCCAATAGTTAGAATCTTGGATCTACACCCTCAGATTTCGATGCCATGGTGAGCGTGGCACATTTCAATGTTAATGCAGGGTTTGTTGGCACTCACATTTTGGAGAACCTAGATGGGAGGCGCCGACAGAACAACGGGGCCCGGGAGGCGCCAAGGAGAAAGGGCGGCTGGAAGCCTGTAACTCGTTCCGACGCCATCGGGCCAGCCGTGCAGGGGTTGCCGTGCAGCTACGGGTGGAGAAGTGGCTTCGCCGACCCATGGGAGCGGCAGGGAGGCTACGTTGCCCATCGGCGcaaccgccgccgtcgccgtgtcGTGTGTTTGGACGGAGAGAGTTGGGGTTCCGCCGCCGGCGACATGAACGGCTGTAGGCTTGTTCACACGGGCTTGGGCTTCCAGCTGATGTGTCAGTGTATGGGCTCCCAGACTGTTCGGGCCTTCCTGGGCCGATTGCATGCGAAAAAATATACACATGTGTgctccgtttttttttttttttgaaactttccaTTCGCGTTAACAGTGTTGCATTGTATTCACGCCACTAGGGAatttctcgaaaaaaaaatgaaaatgggTTTTCACCTCGCAGGCTTGTGTTAGTGGGCACTGAGCACGCGAGATAAACTGTGCAAGCAATAGGCTAGGCAATCCATGGAACGCACTTGGAAGAGAATGGCCGGCAGGTTAGCACTAGCAACAACCACGCACGATCAACTCCCAAGTGCACAATCCGTTTATGTGTGAGTCTTACTACATTTCAATTTGCTGCTGTTGCATATAGGAGTGCTCTCCGTCAGCAAGCACATCCGCCTTGCTAACAAAATGATTTAAGAAAACCAGCGAGGGAAGGTTCTTCTTTGAAATAAATAGAGCCGGACGATAGAGCGGGCTAACATGTGCTGCGTGAAGGGCTATGTTTTTCTAATTTTAAAGTTTTATACCCTCtgatcctttttaattgacttaaATTTAGTAAAAAAAATTATACTAAATTTGAATAAATTAAAAGAGATCGGAGCAAGTACTTGATTTTGTGCATATTTTTTTATGATTTTTATAAATCGGCACAAATAGAATTCTTCTTAATCTTTCAAGGCTGAGCAGACTGCGTGTCAAGACAATACTCGCCTTTCATTGCTGCTACCACCCGCGTCACACCATCTTCCACGCAGATAATAAATTTAGTGACTACTTTCTAAGAGTTCTAGGCACTACCTTGATGCGCACTTTTGAGTTAATAAAAGTTGCCTTCCTCGATGAAAAAGCTAAGATAtaggttgttctacaaacctccacTGCCTTGTGAATTAAGCATAGCCTGAGTGGTTAGTAACTAAAAGCATTGGTATATCCAGGGTCTACGCTACCCAAAGTTTAAAACTGAAATTTGACAGCGCGTGTGTGTCTCGACAAAATAGTGTGTTGGTGCGGAATGTGGACGTATGTGTGATTTCCGTGCTACTCTGTTTCTCACAAGAAAACAAACATAAAACGTGGATGTGGCCACAGGCCACATGTAAGTGCCACTTCAGAGTGATCGAGACTGCCCCATGAATATTTCGTATGGCACGATTGTTAATTAGCTGGCTGCCACAAGTAAATCGTGATCCATCAAACCACATTTGGGCGTTCGATCGATCAATGACCATGGTTTATATTTCTGTAAAAATGCTCAATATGCAACTGCAACATTTCAAAGAACAAACCGCACGAAACGCTGGGTGTGTAGAGATATAGCTCACCGATAGGGATGCAGGAGGATGCCCTTGACCTTGAAATTCCGGAAgagcagcggccgccggccgtccTCGCCGCCGTCCGCCGTGGCCGCCTCCATCTCTCCATCGTCGGCGGCCACCCAGTACTTGTCCATGGGGCTGACCTTCTTCTTGATCTCGCCGCCGCCGTTCGCCTGCAGGACTGGCGCCGCCCGTTCGACGACGCCCGTCTTGTGCCCgttgccggcgccggcgccggcgccgttgATCTCCAGCGCTAGCGCATGGTCCGCGACGCCGCCTCCGTTGCTTGCATGGCCGGCAGCGCCGTTCCCTGCCGCCAGAGAACCCATGTGTGTTCCAGTTCCTGGCAATGCAGAGCTAGCTACCGGTCGTACTCGTACCTATATACTCTGATAGCTCTAATGAATTGAAGCTATGTATGATCACTAGTCTAACAGTAGATAGCAGAGCGCGCGCGCCACTGTATGGAGTGAGAGTGAGCAGCTTGTTATGTAGACGGGGCTGTCGGCTGCGATCGGCATTCAGGGGGTGATACGGTTCGGTACAGGGTGGATCGGCTGGGCTGCAGCTATCAGCTCAACGTGGGCGGGGACGATAGATTATTGGCACGCGACCCATGCCATTAAGGCACGCAGCTCTAGTTTATTAGCAGCGGCAGTAGGCGATGGGATCGGTCTTCCGCTTCAGGAGCAACGGTGCGAAATCGGCGAGCTCTCTGCGCTCTGTTGACATTCGCAGCAAAGCATAACAATGGTGGAGCTCTCCAATATTCAGTTATTCACCGCATGGCTAGACGGAACTGACGAGAAGCAACCGATCGATCGAGGTGCCCGGCCCTGAACAGTAATCAAAAGCTTAATTTCGTCGGTGAATTCGCGCGTTCAACGTGCCCCCTCCACTAGCCTTCAATGCTCCCAAGTCCCATCATACCGACATTACATAGTCAACATGCTGGGCATTGGGATCCGAGGACGCAGGGTTACTCTCCGAGACAATTTCAATAATATAGTCAACTGCTGGTTATAATAAGATGTCATGTTATTTGTAGTCGTCATATAACTAACATGtataatagttggctataagaatgaAGTGTACTTTATTAACATATGGTCCAccattcactctcacaaagtgcctaggagcacatgcaagagctggctattgcatGAGCCCACATCCCTTCTCTctcttcttctctctcctccaaatcatctaaaatatattctattgtacttgctctaagagGCTGGTCATGTAGTAATATCATACATATGATACTGGGTAGTATCATAGTTTTAATATATTTATtgctttttagaatctcaatgcaaatatgtgtacaagatttatttagaattaacttttctcgtgataTGCGGTATGATACAATATTTATTTTGTAGCATGCTAGAATCTCAGTGTAAATAGGAGCAACCTAGGGCGACGCTTGTAGCATtttcccctccaatcttcgcAGTTCTTTCTCTATTTTGTGTATTCTTTGTTTCTCGACTGCCACTTTGCAACTCCATGGTATCAAGGGTATGAATAGTCAGTTTAGGTAAAGACTGTTCTTAGTGTGCTGAAACCGAGGCGACAGAGCCACAAGGTAGCTAGGGCCCACCATGGTACGACCCAGGGTGGTGGCCGCGCCATGGGCCTCACTGGCCGGCCCATGCAACTCTAGCTCTATCTTTTCTCTAATCCTCTAGTATTTTCCAAAACTGATGTGGCAATTTTTTTGGCTCCATTTGACACCCGCAATGCCCATGTAATTCAAGAATACGCAAAAATAGGATTCCCTGTTCTACAACATTAGAAACAAATATCACTGTTGTTTGGCCGAACCATTGAGCTATTGCATCCAAGCCTGGATCACTGGGAGATCCCCACACCAGCAAAAGGAACACTAACACTATAGGAATGGCTCGAAACACCGATGGGCGGAAACACTCGGCGACCACATTGGgccgtcggcgtaggctacgTCGAGGGCATCCCTCGGCATAGCTTCTCTGGAAAGATCCATCTCGGTAGAGCAACGTGTACCGTCGGTGTAGAACCGGCCTTCAGCATAGCCCGTATAGGtcgacggtggccgtcggcgtctagACCCTCGACGCAGGCCAAGCCGCCCCGTCCGTTAACTTCAagtgttttgattttttttgaatttttttaatgTCACATAAATCtttttaactctaactacacttaatcaaaTTACACTGATGGTCAAACTTCCCACTATGGTCACCCATCTTCACACTACTCCACCCTTCCGGTTGAGCTTCCAAGTAAGAACAAAACATTGTTgataatactaccatatcaatcctattaacccttAGACTATGGTATCACAACTCTTTATTATTTTGAATTTAAACAATTATTTAAATAAACATAAATGGTTTAGTAATAATAATATTTATGTAGGATGAAATTATTAATTTATTTttttaaaacataaaaaaaaaTCTTGAAATTCTGGCAaaagaaaaaactaaaatcttcctgcttttatatttccatttggaaatttgagaatctaaaaaagtAAACCAAGTAAATctaggtgaattcggatgtaactttttcccacgatcattttgtTATATTATTAAAGATTCCCGACTTCGTATGCAACAAGAAAAGCCGTGTTTTCGAAACATGACACAATTTTGTAAAAGAAAGTCGAAATTCATTTTTGTTACATTCTCTAGCAACTAGATGACACCACACATGgacatctcgaaggattttattttttaattttttaaatcaTTTTTTCCATTCAGTTGAAACTTAAAAGGCGACCCAAGGGGAGTGGGTATGCGTGGAGGGAAAAAAGTTCAAGGCTACCCCGAGGGTGGCCGTCAGTGTAGATAAAAAAGGGGAAAATGATATGCCAAGGGCGGCTgatacccacaagtataggggatcgctaaAATATTCGATGGGAAGTATTATCCAAATTTATAGTTCGACTCAAGGGAACATAAGAATACCAATAAGACTTTAGCAATTGAGTCGTCACTCTCAACCACACATGTATATAAAAAAACTCACAAAGCATGTGATCATTTTATAGCAGCTGATTCAAAACAgtaaaagaaaacagtaaacaaaagCATCATATTTCCAGTTTTCACCGGAATAAGTAATGTGAAACTTGCAGTGGCTAAAAGCGTAGGCATGAGGAACCAATGGGGTGATATATGGATGATATTCATCATGTAATGTAATCCAACTAACATAGCACTCATCTCTAATTCAGTTGTGTGTAGGTGTGTGCTCCAAATATACTTACGCGTACTAACTAAGAGAATTTGCATAACATGTTTTTGTCCAGCTTGCCTATTTCATCGGGGCCAACTTGGAACTACAAGCTATTAAGGTCGAATCTTCCGAATAGACCTGAACAAAGCATTAAGATTCATGAATACACATAACCCTCGAAATTACTACATCTCACCTTTGTTTTTTCCCACTTGTCACCTAGGGATTCACAGGATCAACATAATAACAAGTGATACACCTCGCAGATAAATACCAACTTCATATATATGATAAAGCAATATAAGGTCAATACTGAAATCATGTCACTAGGGCCCTagtaacaagcattaaacatgGCAAAGGTGTACCAACACTCATACAAGAATATCTTCAAGATGAACACCTAAAATCTCGACTCATACGGAGgaatacatgatcaatctcatccaaaacCCATCCACCTCTAAACCTacagagaactactcactcatggtgATGGAGAGTGACTCCCATGGTGGTTGGTGATGATATCGGTGGCGGTAATGATGAATAAGACCTTGAAATCCCTGGAGAGCAGGATCAATCTGGCCTCTGAAACTAAGATCGTGGTCTCGGCGGCACTCTGTTTCGCGAAACGTCGTGTGCTTCTAGGGGGTCAGTTTTTAGGGTATATAAGGCACCTCGCGAAGGGAGGCGAGACGACGATCGAGGGCCGAACGGGCACTGGTGGCGGGGCCAAGAagttgggccgcgccacctggccTCGTTCGGGCCTCATGGCGCCCCTCTCGTGATCCAAAGCTCGAGATGCCTCCTTTTGGTGAAAAACTACCGTGGTATTTTTCTCCGATTTTATTTCCTACGAAAACTTGATAAAAATGAGACTTTGCTAAAAATAACATCATATTTAGTAGTTTTTATCCAAATATGGTGAGATTTCGAAGTAATTCATTGAGCAAAGTGCTTTAAAAAGTAGATACATTTAGGATGTATCAGCAACTACCCTCCGTCCCGGTTTACAGGGCCTAGGCGTATCCCAATATCGTAAATTTGACCAATATAATATAAGTTTTACAatataaaaattataccattagaaagtataacatctgaactttctaatgatatatattttttaGTATATATATTATGTCATGTTGGTTAAATTAATGATCTAGAGATACACGCAAGATGTATAAACCGGGACGGAGGTAGTATCGGTGTAATTGTGACGCCGTGACAGCGCCGTCATGGCCTAACTTTGTTGGGCCGCATGCACGGGCCTACGCCAACGGCCCGCTATGTGCCGAGGGCAGCTGTTGGCGTAGCGTTTCCTACGCCGATGAACCTTTTGGCGGGCTGGTCTGGTCGCTCATACGCCGACGCCCCCaacttttggccgtcggcgtatgagcAGGCTGTCGGCACCTTTCGCCGTTCCTATAGTGTAAGAAAATGAGTATATGTACCTATCATGGAAGCGTTTCTATCACCTTGTTAATTATGATATCGATAAGGCATCTTCGAAGTCGGCAGTCACCACTCGATTATAGTGTGCAATACAGCTTGTACTTTTGGAATATACAAGTCGACCGCCGTTACGTGCGACCACCAAGGCACCAAGACGTTCTTGTGGGCTGGAAGGCACACCATGCACTATTAACATCAGCAAGCCGGTATTGTTAGTACTCATATTCGTTTCTATATTTAGGGATCACAATGGAAACTTTATCCTCTCTTGGATTGAAGGCATGGCTGACCTTCCGGCTCCGGAGTTGGCGGAGGCCCTAGCATAGCTGCTTGGCGAGCCTTGACAGTATCCAGAGAGGCAGAGACCAAGGCTTTGAGATGGTCATGCTGTTGTCAGATTGATTATCTTTGGTACTCTCTGTTCCataaaaattattttaaatttatctaaatttaaatgtatttAGATACTAAatagtatctagatacatctaaacttTAATAAATCTCAGATAAATTTGATGagagagggagtacttttctcttTGAAACGAGCCTATCTTGGTACAACTTATCTCTAGGGTCACTCCATTTTTGGTGCTGCTGTTGGTGTCATCAAAGCTCTAAAGATGACTTCGAGTTCGTTCGTTCAGATTTTCCAGTGCGAAGACGAATGCAGCTAGCCTATAAGCTGTCTCGTTCAGCTGAGCCTTTATCTTGTAATATTTTTTCATGACCAAGCCCACTACTACACAAGCAACTGCCCAGGAGAAAGTGCAAGACAAGGCCCGGCCCAAGAAGAACGAGGCGTGCGCGTGACGGCGTGGACAGGGAAGATAAGATCGGGAATTCCCTAGGAAGGAGAGTGAATTGATTAGAACTCTGTTCCTTGTGTCGCTCGTGTAATCCCCTTCGGGGAGGAGAAATCCTTGTATCCATGGAGTAAACTGAGAGGAACCCTAGCTGGAACCTTACATATTTCTGTTGGTGTAATCCCCAAACTTATCCGGGAAAAACTATTCATAATAGTGCTAGTTGATCAATAAAATACCACATTCTTTTAGGAGAAAATGTACAGCCCACAACAAGCGGATGGATATAGCGCGGTTGATTTCATACAACACGTGGTGTAATCAAAGTGAACCGTCTTTCTTCTTCCTATTAAGGAAGTCTGGCACATCTTACGGccagtcatagtggggagtaacatagggTAATAACATGCATAGCTTACTACTTTATGCTACTACCtttatagtgggtagtaacttatattcCCTTTTGTTGTGTTGTGTGATGGAGGTAAAATGTTATTTCATGCATTGtgttatttattatgttgtagacttattttatcttgtggtgtgtgatgttatggtaacaaacTAGTTATCATCTCACTCTCTTTCTTAACTTAttatcatgccatgtcaccaaaacatGTTGAGATGTGGAATGTTACAACCTATATTACTTCACTACGAATAGTATAATGCATGTTGACCCTTGTGATTTTCGTGGTGTGGGAGACACAGAAAATATCAAGATAACTATGATTGGAATACCCGTCTTAATGGCTCATTTTGAGTCACAGGCTACTACTATTTCCTCCTGTTCATATTAGCTGACTTAACTTTGACTAGATATACATGCATCTAATCTATAAACGTCTTTAGATACATatgtatctagacaaaattgagttaaTTAATATAGATCAGAGAGAGTACTACTATTGGTGGAAAC
This region of Lolium perenne isolate Kyuss_39 chromosome 2, Kyuss_2.0, whole genome shotgun sequence genomic DNA includes:
- the LOC127333142 gene encoding probable mixed-linked glucan synthase 8 isoform X1, producing the protein MGSLAAGNGAAGHASNGGGVADHALALEINGAGAGAGNGHKTGVVERAAPVLQANGGGEIKKKVSPMDKYWVAADDGEMEAATADGGEDGRRPLLFRNFKVKGILLHPYRFLSLIRLVAIIMFFVWRVRHPHADGMWLWWISMVGDLWFGVTWLLNQVAKLSPVKRVPDLALLKQQFDLPDGNSNLPVIDVFINTVDPINEPMIYTMNSILSILAVDYPVDKHACYFSDDGGSIIHFDGLLETAKFAALWVPFCRKHSIEPRAPESYFSVKARPYTGNAPEDFADDHTHISREYDEFKERLDALFTVIPKRGYNHADSKEGAKATWMADGTQWPGTWIEPAENHKKGQHDGIVQVMLKHPGHEPELGLPASTNNPLDFSAVDARLPMLVYISREKRPGCDHQKKAGAMNVQLRISALLTNAPFIINFDCDHYVNNSKAFRAGICFMLDRREGDNTAFVQFPQRFDDVDPTDRYCNHNRVFFDATLLGLNGIQGPSFVGTGCMFRRFALYGTDPPRWRSDDVKIVDSSKKFGRSLSFMSSIPPSANQEHSIMSPPALEESVMADLADVMTCSYEDGTEWGKEVGWVYNIATEDVVTGFRLHRNGWRSMYCRMEPDAFAGTAPINLTERLYQILRWSGGSLEMFFSPYCPLLAGGRLHPMQRIAYANMTAYPVSSIFLLFYLLFPVIWIFRGQFYIQKPFPTYVLYLVIVIVMTELIGVIEIKWAGLTLLDWIRNEQFYIVGATAVYPTAVLHMVLKLFGFKGVSFKLTAKQVASSTSDKFAELYAVQWAPLLIPTMVVIAVNVCAIGASIGKAIVGGWSLMQMADAGLGLLFNAWILVLIYPFALGMIGRWSKKPYVLFIMFIIAFIVIAMLDIAIQAMRSGFVRFHFKSSGGASFPTSWGL
- the LOC127333142 gene encoding probable mixed-linked glucan synthase 8 isoform X2: MASERVTGFQPPFLLGASRAPLFCRRLPSRFSKMFLSLIRLVAIIMFFVWRVRHPHADGMWLWWISMVGDLWFGVTWLLNQVAKLSPVKRVPDLALLKQQFDLPDGNSNLPVIDVFINTVDPINEPMIYTMNSILSILAVDYPVDKHACYFSDDGGSIIHFDGLLETAKFAALWVPFCRKHSIEPRAPESYFSVKARPYTGNAPEDFADDHTHISREYDEFKERLDALFTVIPKRGYNHADSKEGAKATWMADGTQWPGTWIEPAENHKKGQHDGIVQVMLKHPGHEPELGLPASTNNPLDFSAVDARLPMLVYISREKRPGCDHQKKAGAMNVQLRISALLTNAPFIINFDCDHYVNNSKAFRAGICFMLDRREGDNTAFVQFPQRFDDVDPTDRYCNHNRVFFDATLLGLNGIQGPSFVGTGCMFRRFALYGTDPPRWRSDDVKIVDSSKKFGRSLSFMSSIPPSANQEHSIMSPPALEESVMADLADVMTCSYEDGTEWGKEVGWVYNIATEDVVTGFRLHRNGWRSMYCRMEPDAFAGTAPINLTERLYQILRWSGGSLEMFFSPYCPLLAGGRLHPMQRIAYANMTAYPVSSIFLLFYLLFPVIWIFRGQFYIQKPFPTYVLYLVIVIVMTELIGVIEIKWAGLTLLDWIRNEQFYIVGATAVYPTAVLHMVLKLFGFKGVSFKLTAKQVASSTSDKFAELYAVQWAPLLIPTMVVIAVNVCAIGASIGKAIVGGWSLMQMADAGLGLLFNAWILVLIYPFALGMIGRWSKKPYVLFIMFIIAFIVIAMLDIAIQAMRSGFVRFHFKSSGGASFPTSWGL